The sequence TGTTCCAAACTGCTTGAACTATCAAGTAAGCGAACAGAAGGGACGAATAAGCGATTAGGGATACAGCATAGATGTTCTTATAACGCCTAAATATGAGAAACGAAGCCAAAAATATGGGAATTACAAAAATAAGCTTTAGGGCCAAAACTTTTGCCCGATAAGCAGAGTAAGCATTTCTGTACTCTTGATAAGCCTTTTCTCTCAGCTGATCAATCTGTTGGTTAACGCTGTTTAGCTGTTTTTCTATATCTACATACGCCCTCTCAATGACTTGAAAAGCTAAATATGCTTTTTCATATTCCTCTTTTGCCCTTAAATACTCATTTTTAATCTCTTCTGTGGCATTGCCACTCTCTAAAGCAACCCTATATTCCTCACGCTTGAAAATATAGAGCTCATTTGCCTTTGTTAAATTGGTCTTTGCTTCTTCATAGAGGCTTCTAAAATGCTTAAACATGACTAACAATCTGCTCCGGTTTTCCAAAAGCTCTTTAGACACATACTTAGATTCATAATCTCCAAAATCTGGTCTTTCAATGGCATTGTTGAGCTCGCTCAGAAAATTTATGCTCGCTAAAAGGAGGAACAAGACAAAAGCGCTCGCTAAAATCTTTTCAATTCTGCTATACTCCACAAATCTCACCAATCAAACATAAGCTCACATTATATATTAAGCTATCCACATCACAATTATTATGCAAAAAGGGTCAGCAAAATTAAAATTGTAAAATTATAGAAAAGGTTCAAAATCAGGCGCTCTTCTCCTCTTTTATCAAAACAGCGTTAACAACACCATCTTGCCCTGGTCTTGAGGTTACAATTGCCTTCCCAATCTCAGTCTGAATGATTGCGCCCTTTGTGATGATGTTTCTTCTAACGTACTGCCTGTTTGCTGGGTTCTCGACGACACTAAGTATCTTTACCTTTTTGCCCTTTCCTCCGTCGAATACGTTTGCATAGAGTGCCTGAACAAGTCTTACCTTTCTGTTTCCACCAAATGTTCTGATGATCTTTCTCTCTTCTTTGTATTCGCCAACCCTAGTGAAGGCTGGCTCTCTTCCAAGCTCCCTCTTTCTCTTCTTTCTTGCGAGGACAATTCTTCCACCTGAAGGCTTTTTGAGTGATCTTCCTTGCCAAATTGCCATATCTCTCACCTCATGATGATCCTAATCCTAAGGGCATTTTAAGGAGTTTGTTTATAAGCTTTTTCCCAGAAAAGATTTAAAACACTTTGGATAAATTACTGATTAAGGTGGTAGTTATGGGAGCTATAAATGCCTTTGCCAAAACTATCGAGACTATAACAAAACATCCAAAACTTCTGCTCATACCTCTCGTTATTGCACTCCTAATTGCACCAATCTCAGCTTACCTTTTGAAGGACTACACAACGTTATTTACGGAGGAGATGCAAAAGAACATTGAGCAAAAACAAGAGGGAAACGTTATAGTAGAGGAGTATGGTAGCATAATTTCAAAAGAGGATATGGAAAAATTCATGGATTACATTAAAATCCTCTCCTTTCTGGGAGTTCTCTCAGCATTGCTAAATGCAATCGGCCAGTATGCAATTATAAAGGGGGTTCTCACAACAGAGAAAGGGGAAGAATATTCCCTATCCCAGCTCTTCATAGAAGGTTTCAGGAACATGATCCAAGTATTCCTTGTAAACCTCATCATAGGGTTAATTGTGCTTGCAATAATAATGGTTCCGCTCATTCTGGTCATTATTCCCCTGGCAGCTGGAGCAATGACGGGATCTGAAGGTCTTCTCCTGGCAGCTGTCTTCCTTGTGATAATAATTGAGCTCCCATTGGTTTTCTTCCTTGTTGGCTTGAGCT is a genomic window of Thermococcus sp. M39 containing:
- a CDS encoding 30S ribosomal protein S8e, translated to MAIWQGRSLKKPSGGRIVLARKKRKRELGREPAFTRVGEYKEERKIIRTFGGNRKVRLVQALYANVFDGGKGKKVKILSVVENPANRQYVRRNIITKGAIIQTEIGKAIVTSRPGQDGVVNAVLIKEEKSA
- a CDS encoding zinc ribbon domain-containing protein — translated: MEYSRIEKILASAFVLFLLLASINFLSELNNAIERPDFGDYESKYVSKELLENRSRLLVMFKHFRSLYEEAKTNLTKANELYIFKREEYRVALESGNATEEIKNEYLRAKEEYEKAYLAFQVIERAYVDIEKQLNSVNQQIDQLREKAYQEYRNAYSAYRAKVLALKLIFVIPIFLASFLIFRRYKNIYAVSLIAYSSLLFAYLIVQAVWNTFQVIGLSLFGAVATVLALYYIRKEYFKLEKLYKRRIGQNKCYSCGFPIKDDYIFCPNCGAKLKEKCEKCNAMKPIYLEFCPYCGTSLGE